In the genome of Acidobacteriota bacterium, the window TCTTCGCGATCATGATGGGACGAAAGGTCACCCTTTCCCAGAGGGACATCATCCTTACTTCAGTCGGCCAGACGAATCGGATTGATACACACACGATAGTCAGAAGGATCATCGTTTATGCAGCTTCAATCGAAATGATCGGAGCCTTCTTCCTCTTTCTGGCATGGAAGAACCGGTTTGGCGCAGGGAAGAGCCTCTACTATTCTATCTTTCATTCCATATCGGCTTTCTGTAACGCCGGTTTTTCCACATTCACGGATAACCTGATCTCTTTCAGAGGAGACATTCTTACCAATGTCATGGTCATGGGCCTCATCGTCCTCGGTGGCATCGGTTTTCTTGTCATCATCGATATCGAAAACTTCATCCGGTTTCGGAGGCCTATCTCCCTCCACACAAGACTTGTTCTTTATGCCACGATCATTCTCATCATCGCCTCTGCCTCCCTGTTCTTCTTCTTTGAGAACTCTAACTCTCTGAAGGGGATGCCTTACAAAGAAAAGATGCTCGTATCCCTTTTTCAGTCTGTGACTCCGCGAACGGCAGGATTCAATACGGTGGACATCGGGATGCTTTCCAATTCAACCCTCTTCATGATCATCGCTCTCATGTTCATCGGCGGATCGCCAGGAGGTACAGCGGGAGGAATCAAGACGACCACGGCTTCTGTTCTCTTCATGCTGGCAAAATCACGCCTCATGGGGAGGATTTATACGGAGATGCGCAGCAGGACCATTCCCGAGAGAGTGATCGGCGGGGCAGTAGCCGTTTTCGTCCTCGGCGTGGTAATTCTCTCGGTCGCTTCGTTCCTGCTCCAGGCGACAGAACTCGGTTATACACCCCACCGTGAGAGTCCGGAGAGTTTCTTTGATCTGAATTTCGAAGCGGTATCGGCCTTCGGTACTGTTGGTCTTTCCACTGGAGTCACATCCAGTTTGACATGGGGTGGAAAAATCATAATAATCCTGCTGATGTTCATCGGCAGACTGGGTCCGCTGACCATTGCCTTCGTCGTTAGCAGGAGAAAA includes:
- a CDS encoding TrkH family potassium uptake protein, with protein sequence MKIPPAVLLILSFAIVIVIGAVLLSMPFSVNGERISFLDALFTATSATCVTGLIVIDTGTRFTLFGQIVILTLIQIGGLGIITFSTFFAIMMGRKVTLSQRDIILTSVGQTNRIDTHTIVRRIIVYAASIEMIGAFFLFLAWKNRFGAGKSLYYSIFHSISAFCNAGFSTFTDNLISFRGDILTNVMVMGLIVLGGIGFLVIIDIENFIRFRRPISLHTRLVLYATIILIIASASLFFFFENSNSLKGMPYKEKMLVSLFQSVTPRTAGFNTVDIGMLSNSTLFMIIALMFIGGSPGGTAGGIKTTTASVLFMLAKSRLMGRIYTEMRSRTIPERVIGGAVAVFVLGVVILSVASFLLQATELGYTPHRESPESFFDLNFEAVSAFGTVGLSTGVTSSLTWGGKIIIILLMFIGRLGPLTIAFVVSRRKDVRTFKYAEEGIIIG